DNA from Actinoplanes sp. SE50/110:
CCACGTCATGTGCTGGCCTCGGTCCGGCCGCAACTCCCGGGCCCGAGCCGGGCGAGAAGTCACTTGCGGTGGATGAGATCCTTCGCCTCGACGCTCAGCGAGTTGCCGTGCTCCGCGGCACGCTCGCACAGGGTCGTGTAGGCGTCATCGGAGCTGTGGCCCCCGAGCTCGGTGAGCAGACGCACGGCGCGCTGGATGCAGGTGCGCACCGCGAGCGCCCGCGCGTACCCGTCGAGTAACTTCGCAGCTCCGGGATCCCGCACCGGCGGGGGATCGATTCCCAAAGCCAGTTCACGGCTGGTGGCGTAGAGGTGAGCGACTCCGACGATCAGCGGTTCCATCGTGCTGCTGTCGCGGCCGTAGAGGTTGAGCACGGCTATCGGCGTGCTGCGGCCGATGTACAGCGGAACCGAGACCGACGCTTGCAGCCCGAGGGCGGGTGCCACCGCGTGGAAGCCTGGCCAATCCATCGTCGCCCTGGTGTCCGTCACGCCGACCGGTTCGCCGGTCTCCAGCGCCTGCAGGCAGGGGCCGGCTCCGTCGGCGATCTGGGCCTCGTCGACGGCCGAAGCGATGTCACTGCTGGCCGCGACGGTGGTGTACTCATCGCCCTGCAGAGTCGTGACGGAGGCATAGTCCGCGGCGGCCACCCGGTCCGCGG
Protein-coding regions in this window:
- a CDS encoding GAF domain-containing protein, with product MATSQHPEHVTPHHRPLADAIVGLAETPDHVSGVEIHLKVIAALAADRVAAADYASVTTLQGDEYTTVAASSDIASAVDEAQIADGAGPCLQALETGEPVGVTDTRATMDWPGFHAVAPALGLQASVSVPLYIGRSTPIAVLNLYGRDSSTMEPLIVGVAHLYATSRELALGIDPPPVRDPGAAKLLDGYARALAVRTCIQRAVRLLTELGGHSSDDAYTTLCERAAEHGNSLSVEAKDLIHRK